One genomic segment of Synechocystis sp. LKSZ1 includes these proteins:
- a CDS encoding lecithin retinol acyltransferase family protein, with protein MGLGDQIYVLREWLTLDGLYEHHGIDCGDGSVIHYRKPSERIERTSWQTFSRGQPVQRLAEGQRFCFLPEIVVERAQSRLGEQKYNLLFNNCEHFATWCKTGISESQQIRRFLPLIDNLPLEGLKDPLTQALQGTDPRNAQRLLNEALGDIRLSWNELQPQYQQAQAEVQAWQAVAQQALQQQREDLARAALHKKRDYQQREAQLKTQLNQLATLTETILRDMLKTQADQGL; from the coding sequence ATGGGACTAGGGGATCAAATTTATGTCCTGCGGGAATGGCTGACCCTGGACGGCCTCTACGAGCACCATGGTATCGATTGTGGCGATGGTTCTGTCATTCACTACCGCAAACCCAGCGAGCGCATCGAGCGTACCAGTTGGCAGACCTTTAGCCGGGGCCAACCCGTCCAACGTCTGGCCGAGGGCCAACGCTTTTGTTTTCTGCCAGAAATTGTTGTGGAGCGGGCCCAGAGCCGTCTGGGGGAACAAAAATATAATCTCCTATTCAATAATTGTGAGCATTTTGCTACCTGGTGCAAAACCGGCATCAGCGAAAGCCAGCAGATTCGTCGCTTTCTGCCCCTGATCGACAATCTTCCTCTGGAAGGCCTCAAAGACCCCCTCACCCAGGCCCTCCAGGGTACCGATCCCCGCAATGCCCAACGCTTGCTCAACGAGGCCCTCGGCGACATTCGTTTATCCTGGAATGAACTCCAGCCCCAATACCAACAAGCTCAGGCGGAAGTCCAGGCCTGGCAGGCCGTTGCTCAACAGGCCCTCCAGCAACAACGGGAAGATCTGGCCCGGGCGGCCCTCCACAAAAAGCGCGACTACCAGCAACGGGAAGCTCAGCTAAAAACCCAATTGAACCAATTAGCAACGCTGACGGAAACCATTCTGCGGGATATGCTTAAAACTCAAGCCGACCAGGGCCTGTAA
- a CDS encoding GntR family transcriptional regulator: protein MLQFQIQNDSEIPASKQLFDQIRFAIASRQYPPGHRLPSTRQLAMITGLHRNTISKVYQQLEENSLVESIAGSGIYVKVPNPEGAGQRDNPLFQDYPAASQLIQKSLDELLSQGLSLSQVRELFLTVVDWRLRSTARVLVTVPQRDLGAGELILQELEQALVIPVQLVPLEDLAATLAEMNAGTVVTSRYFLAEAEAVASPYAVRVIPIDIYDYSQELALIKKLPKDNCLGIVSLSPGILSIAEILIHSLRGDDLFLKSALVSDNHKLRHLVRTAHTIITDPASQPMVLQTITAERDDLIRRPEVICTQHYIGEKSITTLKRELGLGESWD from the coding sequence ATGTTGCAGTTCCAGATCCAAAACGATAGCGAAATCCCCGCTTCCAAACAGTTATTTGACCAAATCCGGTTTGCCATCGCGTCCCGGCAGTACCCCCCTGGACATCGTTTACCCAGTACCCGGCAGTTGGCCATGATTACCGGCCTCCATCGCAATACCATCAGCAAGGTATATCAACAACTGGAGGAAAACAGTCTGGTGGAATCCATTGCGGGTTCTGGCATCTACGTCAAAGTCCCCAACCCCGAGGGGGCCGGCCAACGGGATAATCCCCTCTTTCAGGACTATCCGGCGGCCAGTCAGTTGATCCAAAAAAGTCTCGATGAACTCTTGAGCCAGGGTTTGAGTTTATCCCAGGTGAGGGAACTCTTTTTGACGGTGGTGGATTGGCGGCTCCGCAGTACAGCACGGGTTTTAGTGACGGTGCCCCAACGAGATTTAGGGGCCGGTGAACTGATCTTGCAGGAACTAGAACAGGCCCTGGTGATTCCTGTCCAGTTGGTTCCCTTAGAAGACCTGGCCGCGACCCTGGCAGAAATGAATGCCGGTACGGTGGTCACCAGTCGCTACTTTTTAGCAGAGGCCGAAGCCGTCGCCAGTCCCTACGCCGTGCGCGTCATCCCCATTGATATCTATGACTATAGCCAGGAACTGGCATTGATTAAGAAACTACCGAAGGATAACTGCCTCGGCATTGTGAGCCTGAGTCCCGGCATTTTAAGCATTGCGGAAATCCTGATCCATAGCCTGCGGGGGGATGATTTATTTTTGAAATCGGCCCTCGTCAGTGACAACCACAAGTTACGCCATTTGGTACGTACTGCCCACACGATTATCACCGACCCCGCCAGCCAGCCCATGGTACTCCAGACCATTACCGCGGAGCGGGACGACCTGATCCGTCGGCCAGAAGTAATTTGTACGCAACATTACATTGGTGAAAAATCTATCACGACTCTGAAACGGGAACTTGGCCTGGGAGAATCATGGGACTAG
- a CDS encoding phosphomannose isomerase type II C-terminal cupin domain produces MNNPVYPDVTPAAEPLNHDHAGQTRNPPWGTVTILEEGPRYRINRIVIKPGQHMSTQMHYHRSEHWVVVSGTARVLCNGEEKLLKQKESTYVPMNTPHRVENPGVIDLVMIEVQNGEYLGDDDIVRFPED; encoded by the coding sequence ATGAATAATCCCGTCTATCCCGATGTCACCCCGGCCGCAGAACCCCTTAACCATGACCATGCGGGCCAAACCCGTAACCCGCCCTGGGGCACCGTGACTATCCTGGAGGAAGGCCCCCGCTATCGCATCAACCGCATTGTGATCAAGCCAGGCCAACATATGAGTACCCAAATGCATTACCATCGCAGTGAACATTGGGTAGTGGTTTCAGGAACGGCCCGCGTACTCTGTAACGGCGAAGAAAAACTGCTCAAGCAAAAGGAATCCACCTACGTTCCCATGAATACTCCCCATCGGGTTGAAAATCCAGGGGTGATCGATTTGGTGATGATTGAAGTCCAGAATGGAGAATATTTAGGGGATGATGACATTGTCCGCTTTCCCGAAGACTAG
- the lhgO gene encoding L-2-hydroxyglutarate oxidase, whose product MTHDFVVIGGGIVGLATALFLGQRFPQATVLVLEKEARLAFHQTGHNSGVIHSGIYYKPGSFKAQFTKAGNQAMVEFCQTHDLPYEVCGKVIVATQPTELPLLENLYQRGLQNGLAVQKLSSEQVKEHEPYVHCLGGIYVPTSGIVDYRQVCQKYAELIQQQGGEIRLQHQVLNILKTSTGYTLETNQGEMSARFLINCAGLQSDRLARLAGLEPEAKIVPFRGEYYELRPEKRYLVKGLIYPVPNPEFPFLGVHFTRMIDGSIHAGPNAVLNLKREGYGKLEVDLKDLGEVLTYPGFWRLARRHWQEGLQEIIRSWSKPAFVRSLQQLIPEVTEDDIIPNPAGIRAQALQQDGRLVEDFWIIEADQALHVCNAPSPAATASLEIGKAIVARIPEPI is encoded by the coding sequence ATGACCCATGATTTTGTTGTGATTGGTGGCGGTATTGTTGGCCTAGCGACGGCGCTGTTTTTGGGCCAGCGTTTCCCCCAGGCGACAGTGCTAGTCCTGGAAAAAGAAGCGCGGCTTGCCTTTCATCAAACCGGCCACAATAGCGGGGTCATCCATTCGGGCATCTACTACAAACCAGGCAGTTTCAAGGCCCAATTTACCAAAGCCGGCAACCAGGCCATGGTGGAATTTTGCCAGACCCATGATCTTCCCTACGAGGTTTGTGGCAAGGTGATTGTCGCTACCCAACCTACGGAACTCCCTTTGCTGGAAAATCTTTACCAACGCGGCCTGCAAAATGGTTTGGCTGTTCAAAAACTCAGCTCGGAACAGGTTAAGGAACACGAACCCTACGTCCATTGTCTGGGGGGGATTTATGTGCCTACCTCCGGTATTGTGGACTATCGCCAAGTCTGCCAAAAGTATGCCGAACTGATCCAACAGCAGGGGGGAGAGATTCGCCTCCAGCACCAGGTACTGAATATTCTAAAAACCAGCACGGGTTATACCCTAGAGACCAATCAGGGAGAGATGTCGGCCCGTTTTTTAATTAACTGTGCCGGACTTCAGAGTGACCGCCTGGCCCGTTTAGCCGGCCTAGAACCAGAGGCGAAAATTGTCCCTTTCCGGGGAGAATACTACGAACTCCGGCCCGAAAAACGTTACCTCGTCAAAGGGTTAATTTATCCGGTTCCCAACCCAGAATTTCCCTTTTTGGGCGTACATTTCACCCGCATGATCGATGGTAGTATCCACGCTGGCCCCAATGCGGTCTTAAATCTGAAGCGGGAGGGCTACGGCAAACTCGAGGTAGATCTGAAGGATCTCGGGGAAGTCCTCACCTATCCTGGCTTTTGGCGTTTGGCCCGTCGGCATTGGCAAGAGGGCCTGCAGGAAATCATCCGTTCCTGGAGCAAACCGGCCTTTGTGCGGAGCCTACAACAACTCATTCCCGAGGTGACGGAAGACGACATCATTCCCAATCCGGCTGGTATTCGCGCCCAGGCCCTACAGCAGGATGGCCGCTTGGTGGAGGATTTTTGGATTATTGAAGCGGACCAGGCCCTCCATGTCTGCAATGCGCCTTCGCCAGCGGCAACGGCCTCCTTGGAGATCGGGAAGGCCATCGTGGCCCGTATTCCAGAGCCCATCTAG
- a CDS encoding DUF1825 family protein — MGFFDSEVVQQEAKKLFEDYQSLVQLGGEYGKFDREGKKIFIDKMEELMDRYKIFMKRFELSEDFMAKMTVEQLKTQLGQFGMTPQQMFDQMNLTLERMKSEIS; from the coding sequence ATGGGATTTTTTGATTCAGAAGTCGTTCAACAAGAAGCTAAAAAACTCTTTGAAGATTATCAATCTCTGGTGCAACTGGGGGGAGAGTACGGTAAGTTTGACCGGGAAGGGAAAAAAATTTTTATTGACAAAATGGAAGAGTTAATGGATCGCTACAAAATTTTTATGAAGCGTTTTGAACTCTCAGAAGATTTTATGGCTAAAATGACGGTCGAGCAATTAAAAACCCAACTTGGCCAGTTTGGTATGACACCCCAACAAATGTTTGACCAAATGAACCTAACCCTAGAGCGGATGAAGTCGGAAATCAGTTGA
- the egtD gene encoding L-histidine N(alpha)-methyltransferase gives MPSCNLQSRLTLDNYLLTHPLSYTDRGEDVILGLSQPPKSLPPHYFYDDLGSMLFEKICTLPEYYPTRTEAQILAQQAPAIAHCTGPCDLMELGSGSSTKTRLLLDAYTQLGYGLHYLPVDVSEGLLTDTAQALLEDYPQLTIHGLVSTYELAFAELPPPQFSRRLMVFLGSTLGNFSPGQTQQFFQQVQGALQTGDYFLLGVDLQKPVEIIEAAYNDSQGITAEFNLNMLRHLNWRFEGNFNLDYFQHRAIFNTEKSQIEMYLVSQVPQTVSLKKLALTVQFEAGESLLTEISRKFNLQTLVTALTQYHLPPQQVWTDPQHWFGLLLCQRQS, from the coding sequence ATGCCGTCCTGTAATCTCCAGTCCCGCCTCACATTAGACAATTACCTGTTGACCCATCCCCTCAGCTATACCGACCGGGGAGAAGATGTGATTCTGGGCCTCAGCCAACCACCGAAATCCCTACCGCCTCACTATTTCTACGATGACCTCGGCTCGATGCTGTTTGAAAAAATCTGCACCCTGCCGGAATACTATCCCACTCGCACGGAAGCACAAATTTTGGCCCAGCAAGCTCCAGCCATTGCCCATTGCACTGGCCCCTGTGACTTGATGGAACTGGGAAGCGGCAGTTCCACGAAAACCCGCCTACTTCTGGATGCCTATACCCAGCTTGGTTATGGCCTCCACTATCTGCCCGTTGATGTTAGCGAGGGCCTGTTGACGGATACGGCCCAGGCCCTTTTGGAAGACTATCCCCAACTCACCATTCATGGCCTGGTGAGCACCTACGAACTCGCCTTTGCTGAATTGCCCCCGCCCCAATTTTCCCGACGCCTGATGGTCTTTTTAGGCAGTACCCTGGGTAATTTTTCCCCTGGTCAAACCCAACAATTTTTTCAACAAGTCCAGGGGGCCCTCCAGACGGGAGACTATTTTTTACTCGGGGTGGATTTACAAAAGCCAGTGGAGATTATCGAAGCTGCCTACAACGATTCTCAGGGGATTACGGCAGAATTTAATCTTAATATGCTGCGGCATTTAAATTGGCGCTTTGAAGGTAATTTTAACCTGGACTATTTTCAGCATCGGGCCATTTTTAATACGGAAAAGTCACAAATTGAAATGTATCTGGTGAGCCAAGTTCCCCAAACTGTTAGCCTCAAAAAATTGGCTCTGACGGTGCAATTTGAGGCGGGGGAATCTCTACTGACGGAAATTTCTCGAAAATTTAATCTCCAGACCCTGGTCACAGCATTGACCCAGTACCATCTCCCTCCCCAACAGGTGTGGACAGACCCCCAACATTGGTTTGGCCTGTTACTCTGTCAGCGGCAATCTTAG
- a CDS encoding alpha-ketoacid dehydrogenase subunit beta, whose amino-acid sequence MAETLLFNALRQALDEEMGRDDTVFVLGEDVGHYGGSYKVTKDLYQKYGEWRVLDTPIAENSFTGMAVGAAMTGLRPVIEGMNMGFLLLAFNQIANNAGMLRYTSGGNFKIPMVIRGPGGVGRQLGAEHSQRLEAYFHAVPGLKIVACSTPYNAKGLLKAAIRDDNPVLFFEHVLLYNLKENLPDHEYIVPLDKAEIVRPGKDVTILTYSRMRHHCLQALKQLEKDGYDPEIIDLISLKPFDMETISASIRKTHRVIIVEECMKTGGIAAELIALINDQLFDELDGPVVRLSSQDIPTPYNGALERLTIVQPPQIVDTVKQLVG is encoded by the coding sequence ATGGCAGAAACTCTGTTATTTAATGCCCTCAGACAAGCCCTTGATGAAGAAATGGGACGGGATGACACCGTCTTTGTCCTTGGTGAAGATGTGGGCCACTACGGTGGTTCCTATAAGGTGACGAAAGATTTATATCAAAAGTACGGCGAATGGCGGGTTCTGGATACTCCCATTGCTGAAAATAGCTTTACGGGGATGGCTGTGGGGGCTGCTATGACGGGCCTGCGGCCGGTGATCGAAGGCATGAACATGGGCTTTCTGCTCCTAGCCTTTAACCAAATTGCTAACAATGCCGGGATGTTACGCTACACCTCCGGCGGAAATTTCAAAATTCCCATGGTGATTCGGGGGCCAGGGGGAGTCGGTCGGCAACTAGGGGCCGAGCATTCCCAGCGTCTAGAGGCCTATTTCCATGCGGTGCCGGGCCTGAAAATTGTCGCCTGTTCCACCCCCTACAATGCCAAGGGCCTGCTCAAGGCCGCCATTCGAGATGACAACCCGGTGCTTTTCTTTGAGCATGTTCTGCTCTACAACCTCAAGGAAAACCTGCCGGATCACGAATACATTGTGCCTCTGGACAAGGCGGAAATTGTGCGCCCCGGTAAAGACGTGACAATTTTGACCTATTCCCGGATGCGCCACCACTGTCTCCAGGCCCTGAAGCAATTGGAAAAGGACGGCTACGACCCGGAAATTATTGACCTCATCTCCCTCAAGCCCTTTGACATGGAGACAATTAGTGCCTCCATTCGCAAAACCCATCGGGTGATCATTGTGGAAGAGTGCATGAAAACCGGGGGGATTGCTGCAGAATTGATTGCCCTGATTAACGACCAACTCTTCGACGAACTGGATGGGCCGGTGGTTCGCCTCTCCTCCCAGGATATCCCCACCCCCTACAATGGCGCCCTAGAGCGTTTGACCATTGTTCAGCCGCCCCAGATCGTAGATACGGTGAAGCAGTTAGTGGGTTAG
- the recJ gene encoding single-stranded-DNA-specific exonuclease RecJ, which produces MAPAHWQIQPPANLPAQFWQAVSRYCAQSNGYFAAQLLWQRGIRDEAQLQAFVDAQAYRPTSPFAFGQEMKWAVQRLHQARETGEKVVIWGDFDADGVTATSVLWEGLGQFFPQGEQLTYYIPHRLRESHGLNLPQLERLAGEGVRLIVTCDTGSTSLREIDQALAWGLDLIITDHHTLPEERPPVVAMINPRYFAENHPLYHLSGVAVAYKLVEALYESFPTIPQQPLSDLLDLVAIGLIADLVQLTGDCRYLAQKGIEQLQKQPQTQSRPGVAKLLEYCKGNGDRPTDISFGIGPRINAISRIHGDASFGVELLTSRQSERCAALAEATELANSRRKSLQKTISAEVEKQVQRLDLSTTGVIVLEDPQWPAGILGLVASKIAQDYGRPTILLCRQLEATGTIVRGSARSIRNIDLYDLLQSQAELLLGFGGHPFAAGLSLPLENLSLFREAINQRFWQTYGDLVALGPQVEVDLTVTVADLGRELFQELKLLEPCGMGNPAPRLLIKGCRFERLWSDQKDWAGRPVMYPKLTFYLKDNSSPEGFPGIWWGHTKEEIDPQQTYDVVVELDFNTYKDKNRYEVRLIDLQVSDPARTPSTDFPPVAVVESPLPPILAPKEHHRREAELPALSPEDILQQLLRLVHQEASWSVETLPATWNLGPVTTPLVLALGKRLRAQPPLPTTELVTDLHQCLEALQEEQFQRQYHCQVILS; this is translated from the coding sequence ATGGCCCCGGCCCACTGGCAGATTCAGCCCCCCGCTAACCTCCCGGCCCAATTTTGGCAGGCGGTGTCCCGCTACTGTGCCCAGTCCAACGGTTATTTTGCGGCCCAACTGCTGTGGCAACGCGGGATTCGGGATGAGGCCCAACTCCAGGCCTTTGTTGATGCCCAGGCCTACCGCCCCACCAGCCCCTTTGCCTTTGGCCAGGAAATGAAGTGGGCTGTCCAGCGTTTGCACCAGGCCCGCGAAACCGGGGAAAAGGTGGTCATCTGGGGGGATTTTGATGCCGATGGGGTTACGGCCACCAGTGTGTTGTGGGAGGGCCTGGGCCAGTTTTTTCCCCAGGGAGAGCAGTTAACCTACTATATTCCCCACCGTCTCCGGGAATCCCATGGCCTGAATCTGCCCCAACTGGAACGCCTGGCCGGAGAAGGGGTGCGTCTAATTGTCACCTGTGATACGGGTAGTACTTCCCTCCGAGAAATTGACCAGGCCCTGGCTTGGGGCCTAGACCTGATCATCACCGATCACCATACCTTGCCGGAGGAGCGTCCCCCGGTGGTGGCCATGATCAACCCCCGCTACTTTGCCGAAAACCATCCCCTGTACCATCTCTCCGGTGTGGCGGTGGCCTATAAATTGGTGGAGGCTCTTTATGAAAGTTTTCCGACCATTCCCCAGCAACCCCTGAGTGACCTCCTGGATCTAGTGGCCATTGGTCTGATCGCTGATCTCGTGCAACTAACAGGGGACTGTCGTTACCTGGCCCAAAAGGGCATCGAACAACTGCAAAAACAACCTCAAACCCAGTCCCGCCCGGGGGTGGCTAAACTCTTGGAATACTGTAAGGGCAACGGCGACCGCCCGACGGATATTTCCTTTGGCATTGGCCCCCGCATTAATGCCATTAGTCGTATCCATGGCGACGCCAGCTTTGGGGTGGAACTGCTCACCAGTCGTCAATCAGAGCGCTGTGCAGCCCTGGCGGAGGCCACGGAACTGGCCAATAGTCGCCGCAAAAGTCTGCAAAAAACCATCAGCGCGGAGGTAGAGAAACAAGTCCAACGGCTGGATCTTTCGACTACAGGGGTGATTGTCCTCGAAGATCCCCAATGGCCGGCAGGAATTCTGGGCCTGGTGGCCAGCAAAATTGCCCAGGATTATGGCCGTCCGACCATTCTCCTCTGTCGTCAGTTGGAAGCGACAGGGACTATTGTCCGAGGCTCGGCCCGCTCAATTCGCAATATCGATCTCTACGACCTACTCCAGTCCCAAGCGGAGCTACTATTGGGCTTTGGCGGTCATCCCTTCGCGGCGGGTCTGAGTCTGCCCCTAGAGAATCTATCCCTTTTCCGAGAGGCCATCAATCAACGATTCTGGCAAACCTACGGTGATTTAGTGGCCCTTGGCCCCCAGGTGGAGGTGGATTTAACGGTGACAGTAGCCGACCTGGGCCGAGAATTATTTCAGGAGTTGAAATTACTAGAACCCTGTGGCATGGGCAATCCGGCGCCGCGTTTACTGATCAAAGGTTGCCGTTTTGAGCGTCTTTGGAGTGATCAAAAGGATTGGGCAGGCCGACCAGTCATGTATCCCAAACTCACGTTTTATCTCAAGGACAACAGTAGTCCTGAAGGGTTTCCGGGTATTTGGTGGGGCCATACCAAGGAAGAGATCGACCCCCAGCAAACCTACGACGTGGTGGTGGAATTAGATTTCAACACCTATAAGGATAAAAATCGCTATGAAGTCCGGCTCATTGATTTACAAGTCAGTGACCCAGCTAGAACACCCTCTACTGATTTTCCCCCTGTTGCTGTCGTTGAGTCCCCTCTCCCCCCAATCTTGGCCCCCAAGGAGCATCATCGCCGAGAAGCAGAGCTTCCCGCTCTCTCCCCAGAAGACATCCTGCAACAGCTTCTCCGATTGGTTCACCAGGAAGCATCTTGGTCGGTGGAAACCCTTCCTGCCACCTGGAATCTTGGCCCGGTGACCACGCCCCTCGTTCTGGCTTTGGGAAAACGGTTACGGGCCCAACCGCCGCTACCAACCACCGAACTGGTGACTGACCTCCATCAATGCTTAGAGGCCCTGCAAGAGGAACAGTTTCAACGGCAATACCATTGTCAAGTTATTTTGAGCTGA
- a CDS encoding pentapeptide repeat-containing protein, whose amino-acid sequence MVQSSTSQEIQAQYQAGQRNFQNLQLRRVDLHGLDLSGADFSGTDFTEANLRDTNLSGANFTEAYCNGADFSGANLTQANLTKASLIKTYLIKANLQQSNLENALCTGAYLTRANLQEACLNGTFLNGANLTGANFSQAKYNGKTGFDPNFNPEKAGLKKVAQGLTTAPTVSASQASTAIVTPALPTDLTVEELLLTLNHLSALGNHYLGNTMARRYWQSAQPKTEWFEQFYLDPATDKITTKGPKKQALTQEQIQLAQTWAQKYVKACTLIFKDFPKLIEPDQLAFPVV is encoded by the coding sequence ATGGTTCAGAGTAGTACGAGTCAGGAAATACAGGCCCAATATCAAGCCGGACAACGCAATTTTCAAAATCTACAGCTACGGCGGGTAGACCTTCATGGCCTAGATTTGTCGGGGGCAGATTTTAGTGGCACCGATTTCACTGAGGCCAACCTACGGGATACCAACCTGAGTGGGGCCAATTTCACTGAGGCCTATTGCAATGGGGCCGACTTTTCCGGCGCTAATCTTACCCAGGCCAATCTGACCAAGGCCTCATTGATTAAGACGTATCTGATCAAAGCGAACCTCCAGCAGAGTAACCTAGAAAATGCGCTCTGTACCGGGGCCTACTTGACCCGCGCCAATCTCCAGGAGGCCTGTCTCAATGGCACATTTTTAAATGGGGCTAATCTCACCGGTGCGAATTTTAGCCAGGCTAAATACAACGGCAAAACTGGCTTTGATCCGAACTTTAACCCGGAGAAAGCGGGTCTTAAGAAAGTAGCTCAAGGCCTCACGACGGCCCCAACGGTCTCTGCGTCCCAAGCTTCGACGGCAATTGTCACCCCGGCCCTGCCCACCGATTTAACCGTCGAGGAGTTATTGCTGACCTTGAATCATCTGAGTGCTTTGGGAAATCATTACCTTGGCAACACCATGGCCCGGCGCTATTGGCAGTCGGCCCAACCCAAAACCGAGTGGTTCGAGCAATTTTACCTAGACCCTGCCACTGACAAAATTACAACCAAGGGCCCTAAAAAACAGGCCCTGACTCAGGAACAGATTCAACTGGCCCAAACTTGGGCTCAGAAATATGTCAAGGCCTGCACCCTCATTTTTAAAGATTTTCCGAAGTTAATCGAACCCGATCAACTGGCCTTTCCCGTGGTTTAG
- the ntrB gene encoding nitrate ABC transporter permease: MSIQLNLSVISVAVSSTWRKSKPFILQDTFLYPLLGFTGVILLWWAVALVRHEMMPTPPEALMSNLDLIINPFYRRGPGDLGLGWLLLASLTRVCIGFLLGAIVAVPLGFLIGISRPAWLVFNPIIQVFKPVSPLVWLPIALAIFNAAEPSAIFVIFITSLWSTIINTAEGVSNVPKDYLEVAQVLEMPRWKQLVKIVLPASLPYIFTGLRISLGIAWLVIVAVEMLTGGIGIGFFVWDEWNRLNVSSVFLAVFVIGITGLILDYALASLQMAVTHRPAKR, from the coding sequence ATGTCAATTCAACTTAATCTTTCCGTGATTTCTGTTGCAGTGAGTTCAACTTGGCGGAAATCTAAACCCTTTATTTTACAAGACACCTTTCTCTATCCTTTGCTCGGCTTTACAGGGGTTATTCTCCTCTGGTGGGCAGTGGCCCTCGTTCGTCATGAAATGATGCCGACACCACCAGAAGCTCTGATGAGTAATCTGGATTTGATCATCAATCCTTTTTATCGACGAGGCCCTGGTGATTTAGGCCTAGGGTGGCTATTACTGGCGAGCTTAACTCGGGTTTGTATTGGTTTTTTACTAGGTGCCATCGTAGCCGTTCCCCTTGGTTTCTTAATTGGGATCTCCCGTCCAGCCTGGCTCGTATTTAACCCAATTATCCAAGTTTTTAAACCCGTTTCTCCTTTGGTTTGGTTGCCCATTGCGTTAGCAATTTTCAACGCCGCTGAACCCTCAGCAATTTTTGTGATTTTTATTACCTCTCTTTGGTCAACCATTATCAATACGGCAGAAGGTGTTTCTAATGTTCCCAAGGATTATTTAGAAGTGGCCCAGGTTCTGGAAATGCCTCGCTGGAAACAATTGGTCAAAATTGTTCTACCTGCTAGTTTGCCCTATATTTTCACAGGATTACGGATCAGTTTAGGCATTGCCTGGCTAGTGATTGTCGCCGTTGAGATGCTGACCGGTGGTATTGGTATTGGCTTTTTCGTTTGGGATGAGTGGAATCGCTTGAATGTGAGTTCTGTTTTCCTCGCAGTATTTGTGATTGGTATAACGGGTCTGATATTAGACTATGCCCTAGCAAGCCTGCAAATGGCCGTCACCCATCGCCCAGCTAAACGCTAG